From Candidatus Tanganyikabacteria bacterium:
CTAGATTCCGGCTTCCGCCGGGATGACGCGGGCGCGGACGTGAGCGGCAGTCAGGGCACGGGTTCAAGCCGTTCTCGGCCTCGAGTAACGGCGGCCTCCGTGCCGGCCGGCAAAGACACCGGCCCCACCCGAAGTATCGGGTCTACCTCGAATCGGTCAGAATCCCGCCGCCCAGCGGATCGCCCCGGCAAGGTGCGACCGGAACGCGGGCTCGGCATAGCTTTCGCGCGTGTGCCCCATGGCCGTGTAGAACGCCCGGCCGCCGGCATACTCGTGGTACCAGGCGATGGGGTGATCGGCGCCATGCGCCCCGCCCCAGTAAGTGCGCTCGTCGAGGGTCGCCAGGACCTTGACGTGGCGCGGGACGGCGCGGAAGTTGTACCACTCGTCGGTGCGGACCCACTCCGCCGGCAGGCCCGCGGCGGCCGGATGCGCCCTGTCCACCACGCGCACCGTGGCGCGCTGGATCCAGGGATGGCTTCCGAACGACGCGCCGACCAGCCGCACGTACCAGTCCCAGTCGTACTCGGTGTCACAGGCCGAGTGGACGCCCACGAACCCGCCGCCGGCCGCGACGAAGCCCTCGAGGGCGCGTTCCTGACCACCGGCTAGCACGTCGCCGGTGGTCAGGAGGAACACGACGACCCGGTAGCGCCCGAGGCGGCCCGGCTCGAATGCCGCGGGATCCTCGGTCGCGTCCACCCCGAACCCCTCCCGGGCGGAGATCGCGCGCAGGGCGGCCACGGCGTCCGGAATCGCATCGTGGCGCCAGCCGAGGGTACGCGTGAAGGCCAGGATCCGGTAGTCCTGGCCCGTCGCGAAGGCAGGAGACGAGCAAGCGACCAGCATGATCGGCACCGCCAGCCTCATGGCGCTGCTCGCTTCACTTCGCTCCGCCATCGCGGCCGGCACGGGCGCCGGTCGGAGCGTTCGCGAAGCGAAGGCCCGACACTACGAGCGCGGCCCCACCCGCTGCGCCGGTGGCCCAGGGCTCCGGTTTCCGCGTCCGGGGGGCGCCAGGCACCTTTTAGCGCCAGCCTCAATCGGGCTGCCACCTGGGAGGGTCGGCCAGGCACGGGATCGCGAACGCGAAGAGGCTTCCCTTGCCCGGCTCGCTGCTGACCCAGATGCGCCCCCCGTGCGCCTCGACCAGCGCGCGGGCGATGGCCAGGCCCAGGCCCGCGCCCCCGCGTTCGCGCGTGTTGCTC
This genomic window contains:
- a CDS encoding ThuA domain-containing protein, with the translated sequence MAERSEASSAMRLAVPIMLVACSSPAFATGQDYRILAFTRTLGWRHDAIPDAVAALRAISAREGFGVDATEDPAAFEPGRLGRYRVVVFLLTTGDVLAGGQERALEGFVAAGGGFVGVHSACDTEYDWDWYVRLVGASFGSHPWIQRATVRVVDRAHPAAAGLPAEWVRTDEWYNFRAVPRHVKVLATLDERTYWGGAHGADHPIAWYHEYAGGRAFYTAMGHTRESYAEPAFRSHLAGAIRWAAGF